Genomic window (Streptomyces sp. NBC_01431):
ATGGTTTGCAGACAAGGCGAGCTCCCTGTACCCGCCACGGCGGGACATGGGCGGCACCAGGAGACACCACACACGTTCCCGGGCCCCCAAGAGCGGCGCTCGGACGGGACCACGCAGAGCAGCGGTTACCTGATGCCGCGGAGTGACGGCGAAGAACACAACAGGAAGGACCGACTATGGCCCGGACTACTGTCCATCCCGCCTCCCCCCGCTCACGAGCACCCAGCGCTCACCATCGCCACTGACACCAACAGTCGGCGGCGCTCGCACCACACGGCCCGCCCTCGCCAACAGTGGCTCAGACGAACACGGTGCGCCTCCGCAGCATACTGGAAACACTTGCCTAATTGCGCAAGCGGCGCTAGACCCGGGCCGTCGAACGAATCGACGCCCTGCGCCCGCTCCGAGTCAACCCGCCCCGCATGAACAGCTGTTACACGACCTCGCCGCTCGCCCTCCAGAGCCACGACGCCCCAAGCCTCGTTGCATCCGCGCGAGGTGTCGCTTGCTGGTCAGGGGACAGCATGAGCGGTTGGATCCCGTCCATGGGTTGCCACCCTGGGGTTGAGCACGACCTGTTGGGCTGCGCACGGTGCAGTAGGAGTACCGGGGCCGGTCGGCGATGGCCTGCATCGAGAGGCGGCGGCGCAGTACGCTCCGGACGATATGCCGCCGCTGAAGGGGCGGCTCGCAGATAAGAACGCAGGGCAGATGCAGAAGGCGCGCGCCGTCCCCTGGCGCGAACTGGGCCGCCCGGATCTGACCCCTGCCCTGTTGACCAGCAGGCCCGAGGAGCACTCCTGGCCCTCTTCGAACGCTACTCGTGAATTCCGTGGCAGCAGCGACCGCTACGAAGGCTCCCTGCCGCCCACGGGCAGTTTCGCCGGTTCCGGGAAGAGGACCTCAACTGCGCCTGGCACGCCACCTCACCACCCTTGCACCTGACAAGACAGCAGGAACGACAGGGAACTTGGAGTCAACCCCCGAAGAACTCCCGGGGCCAACCGCTTAGGGATGCCCAGCCCTCGCCCGAGTCGTTCGACATGCCAAACCTACGAAATCCGCCCGGACTCCCACAAGTTGGCGGCCAATGCCATCAAGCCGCTCGAACTGAAAGCGCGAAGTTGGGTGTCGCGGGCGGCTGAAGGACTTGACGCCTTCCGTCCGAATTCCGGCAAAGCGGGGCTCCAACTGCCCTTACGGTTCAAAGCAGTTGAGCGGTCGGCTTCGACGCTCCGGTCAACGAGTGGTCAAGATCATCCCATGCATTTCTGTTTACCGGTTCAGGTACAGGCCAATTCCCGTCCAGTCGCGGGCAACGACCTGCTGGACATTTACCGGCTCTGGCCCTGATCTGTCCGTCCTGTTCACGTTCCCGTAACGAGTTGAGGGGACGAACCCGAGGTCACACTGTTGACCGGTGCTCGTCAAGTCTGCTTTGCTTCCGCCCAGCGAACGTGCCACCACAACCCGTGGTGACAGTTCGTTAGATAAACGGGGTTCGCGTTTCGGTCCGGGGGCTCACTTCCCTGTCTGCGGAGAGAGTAATTCCCCGCGAAATGACCACCGCACGCCCAGGGGAATCCCCTGCGCAATCGCGGTGCCGCTTTTCGCTGCTCTCTTCACGCTGATATTTCGGCGGGGTGGAGTGTCTGTTTCGGCCGTGGCCCGGTATGTCGTTCGCCACTGTCCAGCCGAAACGGTCACAGGCGTCGACCGACGCGCGGTGACCGGTACGAGAGAGGCCCCCCACCCATGGGTATCCCCCATATATCAAGAGCCGCGCAGCGGACCGCCCTGACCGGGCTCGTCTCGCTGGCCTTCGCCACCACCGGCCTGGTCGCAGCCGGTTCGGTCCAGGCCGCCGACGCGTCGGCCTCGACCACCCCGCACGTCAAACGGCTCTGCTCGCAGCCCACCAAGCACCGGCTGATGGCCTGCAAGGCACTCGCCCGCACCGACATCGTCCAGCCGCACGCGCTCACGGTCAACGCGGTCTCGCCGCTAGCCGTGCCGTCCGGCTACGGCCCGTCCGACCTGCTGAGCGCCTACAACCTGCCCGCGAACGGGGGTGCAGGTGCGACGATCGCCATCGTCGACGCCCAGGACGACCCCAACGCCGAGTCCGACCTGGCCGCCTACCGCAGCCAGTACGGCCTGCCCGCCTGCACCACGGCCAACGGCTGCTTCAGCAAGATCGACCAGAATGGCGGCACCAACTACCCGACGGCAGACGCCGGTTGGGCGGGTGAGATCTCCCTGGACCTCGACATGGTCTCGGCGGTCGCCCCCAACGCCCACATCCTGCTGGTCGAGTCCAGCACGGCCAACATGAGCGACCTGGGCACCGCGGTCAACACCGCCGTCGCCCAGGGAGCCAAGTACGTGTCCAACAGCTACGGCGGCTCTGAGGACTCCTCCGACCTCACCGCGGACAACCAGTACTTCAAGCACCCCGGGGTGGCGATCACCGTATCGGCGGGCGACTCCGCATACGGCGCCGAGTACCCGGCGGCCTCCCAGTACGTGACCTCGGTCGGTGGCACTGCCCTGAAGCGGGACTCCAGCGCCCGTGGCTGGTCCGAGTCGGTGTGGCACACCAACAGCACCGAGGGCACCGGCTCCGGCTGCTCGGCGTATGACCCCAAGCCCAGCTGGCAGACCGACAGCGGCTGCTCGAAGCGCGCCATCTCCGACGTGTCGGCCGTCGCCGACCCGGCCACCGGTGTCGCGGTGTACGACAGCTACCAGGCCAGCGGCTGGAACGTGTACGGCGGCACCAGCGCCGCCGCGCCGATCATCGCCGGCGTCTACGCGCTGGCCGGCACGCCCGGCACCGGCGACTACCCGTCGAAGTACCCGTACGCGCACACCAGCGCGCTCAACGACGTCACCGTGGGCAGCAACGGCACCTGCTCGCCGAGCTACCTGTGCACCGCCGGCTCCGGCTACGACGGCCCGACCGGTCTCGGCACCCCGAACGGCACCACGGCCTTCGCCACCAGTGGGAGCACCAGCGGCGGCAGCGCACTGACCAACGGCACCTTCGAAGCAGGCACCCTAAGCGGCTGGACCTCCACCGGTTCCGCCACCGCCACCACCGACGCCGCCCACACCGGCAGCTACGGCGCGTTGGTCGGCTCGTCCAGCCCGACCAACACCTCCTCCATCGCCCAGACCTTCACCGCGCCGACCGGCAGCTCCAAGGTCTCCTTCGCCTACGACATGACCTGCCCCGACACCGTCGCCTATGACTGGGCCACCGCCACGCTGAAGGACAACACGACCGGCACCACCACGACCGTCCTGCCCAAGACCTGCACCAACGGCGCCGGTTGGAAGGCCGTCTCCGGCTCCCTGACCGCGGGCCACAGCTACACCCTCACGCTCACCAGCAAGGACGACGACTACGCGGGTGACGAGACGTACACCTACTACGACGACGTGACCGTCTCCTGACACCAGACTGACGTGTGACGTCACCGGTACGCCCTCTGGACCCCTCTCCCGCCGGTTGCGGGAGAGGGGTTTCCTGTGCGTGGCCCTCGCTGCGCTGTGCGGATCAGCGGGCGATCGAGATCGCGAAGGGCGCGAACCCGCTGGACCGAATCACGTGCGGTACGAAGAGTATTGCGGCCTCCGTGGCGCGGGCGGTCCGGATCCCGCCGAGGTCGGTGATCCATTCCGTGCGCCAGCCGAGGTCGGTGAGCAGTTCGCGGACGGTCTGCTTGGCCTGTGTGTCCTCGCCGGAGAGGAACGCGGTCGGCGGCTGAGTGAGTGCGGCCGGTGCGGTCATCACCGGGAAGAGCATGGTGTTGAGCGTCTTGACGACGCGCGTTTCGGGGAGCGCTTCCTGGAGTTGCTCGGCGAGGCTTGAGCCCGGGTAGATCAGGTCGGCGGGCAGTCCGTCCGGTCCATCGACGGTGGCGTTGGAGACGTCAATGAGGATCTTGTCCCGTAGTTCCTCGCGCAGGGCGACGAGCCGGTCCAGCGAACCGGCGCCCGGGGTGGCGTTGATGACGACCTCGGCTGCCCGGGTAGCGCCGGTGGCGGCGCCGGGCGAGCGGTCCGCCACCGTCACTTCATGTCCAGCCCGGGTGAGAGCCGTGGTCAGGTTGCCGCCGACGCGGCCGTTTCCGAGAACTGCGATCGTGGTCATGACGTGTGGTCCTTCCGTACGGGTGAGTGGTGGTGTGCGCGGTCAGCGCGAAAGCGTGGCGACGGCCTGGGCGTGGATGCCGGGCGCGGTGGCCAGGAAGCTCTCGCTCTGCGGCGTCCAGGGGCGGCCCTGGGCGTCGGAGATCCGTCCGCCGGCCTCGGTGACGAGCAGCACTCCGGGAAGCAGGTCCGCTCGGGCGCCGGCGAACTGCCAGAAGGCGTCGATCCGGCCGGCGGCAACGTTCATCAGGTGCAGGGTGGCGGGCACGGCGGTGCGGACGACGAGCGCGTCGAAGAGCATCGCGGTGATCGAGGAGCCGACGCGTCGCACGACCTTCTCGTCCTCGTCCGGCCGGGCCTGACTGGTGGCCACGATGCTCAGGCCGAGGTCCGTGGTTCGGGAGACGTGCAGCGGCCGGCCGTCGAGGTGGGCGCCCGCGCCGGCAAGCGCGGTGTAGGTCTCGCCGGTCAGCGGCAGGTGGACCGCGGTGAGGACGGGCTGGTTCTCGCGCACGAGGGTGGCGGTCACCGCCCAATCCGGCAGGGCGTGCAGGTGGTTGACGTTGCCTTCGGCCGGATCCACGACCCACCATTCGCCGGGCGGCAGCGCCCCGCCGTCGAGCTCGTCCTCCACCCAGCCGGCCTGCGGGCGCAGGTGCGTGAGGCGGGGGCGCAGGATGTCGAGGGCGGCGTCGTCGTTGGCGGCGAGCGCGCGCATCAGCTCTTCGCGACTCGGGTGGTGGACCACGTCGCCGAAGCGCTCGCGCAGCGCGGAGCCGGCTGCGCGCAGGGCGGACGCGGTCTGGGCGAGCAGGTCGGCGTCAGTGGCG
Coding sequences:
- a CDS encoding NADPH-dependent F420 reductase — its product is MTTIAVLGNGRVGGNLTTALTRAGHEVTVADRSPGAATGATRAAEVVINATPGAGSLDRLVALREELRDKILIDVSNATVDGPDGLPADLIYPGSSLAEQLQEALPETRVVKTLNTMLFPVMTAPAALTQPPTAFLSGEDTQAKQTVRELLTDLGWRTEWITDLGGIRTARATEAAILFVPHVIRSSGFAPFAISIAR
- a CDS encoding inositol monophosphatase family protein is translated as MSESLQTTDVAATDADLLAQTASALRAAGSALRERFGDVVHHPSREELMRALAANDDAALDILRPRLTHLRPQAGWVEDELDGGALPPGEWWVVDPAEGNVNHLHALPDWAVTATLVRENQPVLTAVHLPLTGETYTALAGAGAHLDGRPLHVSRTTDLGLSIVATSQARPDEDEKVVRRVGSSITAMLFDALVVRTAVPATLHLMNVAAGRIDAFWQFAGARADLLPGVLLVTEAGGRISDAQGRPWTPQSESFLATAPGIHAQAVATLSR
- a CDS encoding S53 family peptidase gives rise to the protein MGIPHISRAAQRTALTGLVSLAFATTGLVAAGSVQAADASASTTPHVKRLCSQPTKHRLMACKALARTDIVQPHALTVNAVSPLAVPSGYGPSDLLSAYNLPANGGAGATIAIVDAQDDPNAESDLAAYRSQYGLPACTTANGCFSKIDQNGGTNYPTADAGWAGEISLDLDMVSAVAPNAHILLVESSTANMSDLGTAVNTAVAQGAKYVSNSYGGSEDSSDLTADNQYFKHPGVAITVSAGDSAYGAEYPAASQYVTSVGGTALKRDSSARGWSESVWHTNSTEGTGSGCSAYDPKPSWQTDSGCSKRAISDVSAVADPATGVAVYDSYQASGWNVYGGTSAAAPIIAGVYALAGTPGTGDYPSKYPYAHTSALNDVTVGSNGTCSPSYLCTAGSGYDGPTGLGTPNGTTAFATSGSTSGGSALTNGTFEAGTLSGWTSTGSATATTDAAHTGSYGALVGSSSPTNTSSIAQTFTAPTGSSKVSFAYDMTCPDTVAYDWATATLKDNTTGTTTTVLPKTCTNGAGWKAVSGSLTAGHSYTLTLTSKDDDYAGDETYTYYDDVTVS